In one Gossypium hirsutum isolate 1008001.06 chromosome D09, Gossypium_hirsutum_v2.1, whole genome shotgun sequence genomic region, the following are encoded:
- the LOC107890944 gene encoding pyruvate decarboxylase 2 isoform X2, with product MDTNIGSLDSCKPTSNDVCCPANVTVSTIQGSVSPIIINSSEATLGRHLARRLVQIGISDVFSVPGDFNLTLLDHLIAEPGLNLIGCCNELNAGYAADGFARSRGVGACVVTFTVGGLSVLNAIAGAYSENLPLICIVGGPNSNDYGTNRILHHTIGLPDFSQELRCFQTVTCYQAVVNNLEDAHEMIDTAISTALKESKPVYISISCNLPAIPHPTFAREPVPFSLSPKLSNKIGLEAAVEAAAEFLNKAVKPVLVGGPKLRVAKACEAFVELADASGYAVAVMPSGKGLVPEHHPHFIGTYWGAVSTAFCAEIVESADAYLFAGPIYNDYSSVGYSLLLKKEKAIIVQPDRVVIGNGPAFGCVLMKDFLRELAKRLKHNNTAYENYHRIFVPEGQPLKAAPKDPLRVNVLFQHIQKMLSSDSAVIAETGDSWFNCQKLKLPAGCGYEFQMQYGSIGWSVGATLGYAQAVPEKRVIACIGDGSFQVTAQDVSTMLRCGQKTVIFLINNGGYTIEVEIHDGPYNVIKNWNYTALVDAIHNGEGKCWTAKVFCEEELIEAIETATGAKKDCLCFIEVMVHKDDTSKELLEWGSRVSAANSRPPNPQ from the exons ATGGATACCAATATTGGATCACTTGACAGCTGCAAACCTACTTCCAACGACGTTTGCTGTCCAGCAAACGTTACCGTTTCTACCATCCAAGGATCCGTTTCCCCCATCATCATCAACTCCTCTGAAGCCACTTTGGGCCGCCACTTGGCTAGGCGGCTTGTGCAGATCGGAATAAGCGATGTTTTCTCGGTTCCCGGGGATTTCAACTTGACTTTGCTTGACCATTTGATAGCCGAGCCAGGGCTTAACCTCATCGGCTGCTGTAACGAACTCAACGCTGGGTACGCAGCTGATGGTTTCGCTCGATCACGTGGCGTTGGCGCTTGCGTTGTCACTTTCACCGTTGGTGGGCTCAGCGTTTTGAACGCCATCGCCGGTGCTTACAGTGAGAACCTCCCTCTTATCTGCATTGTGGGTGGACCCAACTCCAATGACTATGGAACTAACCGGATTCTTCACCATACTATTGGCTTGCCCGATTTTAGTCAAGAACTTAGATGCTTCCAGACTGTTACTTGCTATCAG GCCGTGGTGAATAACTTGGAGGATGCTCATGAAATGATCGACACAGCTATTTCAACTGCTCTGAAAGAAAGCAAACCTGTTTATATCAGCATCAGCTGTAACCTGCCTGCAATTCCTCACCCCACTTTTGCCCGCGAGCCAGTTCCATTTTCACTCTCTCCAAa ATTAAGTAATAAGATTGGATTAGAGGCGGCGGTGGAGGCAGCTGCAGAGTTCTTGAACAAGGCGGTCAAACCCGTTTTAGTCGGTGGACCAAAGCTGCGTGTTGCCAAGGCATGCGAGGCTTTTGTTGAGTTGGCTGATGCTAGTGGCTACGCCGTAGCGGTGATGCCATCGGGTAAAGGGCTTGTCCCTGAGCATCATCCTCATTTCATTGGGACATATTGGGGAGCTGTTAGTACTGCATTTTGCGCTGAGATCGTTGAATCTGCTGATGCTTACTTATTCGCTGGACCTATTTACAATGATTATAGCTCTGTTGGGTACTCTTTGCTTCTTAAGAAAGAGAAGGCGATTATTGTGCAGCCTGATCGGGTGGTCATTGGTAATGGGCCTGCATTTGGGTGTGTTTTGATGAAAGACTTCCTAAGAGAGCTTGCCAAGAGGCTTAAGCACAATAATACTGCTTATGAGAATTACCATAGGATTTTTGTTCCTGAGGGACAACCTTTGAAGGCAGCACCTAAAGACCCTTTGAGGGTCAATGTTTTGTTCCAACATATACAGAAGATGCTTTCTAGTGACTCAGCCGTGATTGCTGAAACTGGGGATTCTTGGTTTAACTGCCAGAAGCTGAAGTTGCCCGCAGGATGTGG GTATGAATTCCAAATGCAGTATGGATCAATTGGGTGGTCAGTTGGTGCCACTCTTGGATATGCACAGGCTGTTCCGGAGAAACGTGTCATCGCTTGCATTGGTGATGGTAGTTTCCAG GTGACTGCACAAGATGTGTCCACAATGCTGCGATGTGGGCAGAAGACCGTAATCTTCCTCATAAACAATGGTGGCTACACCATTGAAGTCGAGATTCATGATGGACCATACAATGTGATCAAGAATTGGAACTACACTGCCTTGGTTGATGCAATTCATAATGGTGAAGGCAAGTGCTGGACAGCCAAG GTATTTTGTGAGGAAGAGCTCATAGAAGCAATTGAGACGGCAACGGGAGCCAAGAAGGACTGCTTATGCTTTATTGAAGTGATGGTTCACAAGGATGATACTAGCAAAGAGCTGTTGGAGTGGGGGTCTAGGGTCTCTGCTGCCAATAGCCGACCCCCAAATCCTCAGTAA